From the genome of Streptomyces sp. V1I1, one region includes:
- a CDS encoding N,N-dimethylformamidase beta subunit family domain-containing protein encodes MTQREVSDEAGYPGWFGRRRVLGLAAATFVSSQPWLGTESAAQPGAVPGGRPGDVPEESGLDVRAENSRPGARDWRITRAGAAGAIQGFAERVSVRSGEVVALRVSTTAAAYTVSAYRMGWYGGARARLVWSSGLLPGVLQPPALLDADTRMARADWRRTAEVDTSGWPEGCYLLRLDAEDGRGQRFVPLTIRSSSAAGRVVVVNSVATWQAYNRWGGADLYKGTTGKKGSRSLAVSFDRPYSGGHGAGQYLVYEAPLVALAERTGLPLAYATGVDVAREPRFLGEAVAMLSLGHDEYWSPEQRRHVASARDGGMNLAVLGANCCYRRVRFEPSAVGADRIVVCYKGDYAKDPGFQRGCPPTNDYRRMPAPEPESSLLGVIYDGYPVDAPFVVSHPDHWLLEGTGVRLGDSFPHLVGVEYDRVNPAHPTPRPIEILAHSPVVCKGRPSYADMAYCSLPGGAGVFATGTMRWVEALEATGPGGGKANHGLDERAGNFTRTVTANVLRAFAQGPAGDARPAHDNLADSFAPHNARHSRAN; translated from the coding sequence ATGACGCAGCGTGAGGTATCGGACGAGGCGGGGTACCCGGGGTGGTTCGGGCGCAGGCGGGTGCTGGGGCTGGCCGCAGCCACGTTCGTGTCGTCGCAGCCGTGGCTCGGTACGGAATCGGCCGCGCAGCCCGGCGCGGTACCCGGTGGCCGGCCCGGGGACGTGCCGGAGGAGTCCGGGCTCGATGTGCGTGCCGAGAACTCCCGGCCGGGAGCTCGTGACTGGCGGATCACCCGGGCGGGTGCGGCTGGTGCCATTCAAGGCTTCGCCGAGCGCGTCAGTGTGCGCTCGGGGGAGGTCGTCGCGCTGCGCGTGTCGACGACGGCTGCGGCCTACACCGTTTCTGCGTACAGGATGGGCTGGTACGGCGGAGCGAGGGCTCGTCTCGTCTGGAGCTCGGGCCTATTGCCGGGGGTGCTTCAGCCTCCGGCGCTGCTCGATGCCGACACGCGGATGGCGCGTGCCGACTGGCGGCGGACGGCGGAAGTGGACACCTCGGGCTGGCCGGAGGGCTGCTACCTGCTGCGGCTGGACGCCGAGGACGGCCGGGGGCAGAGGTTCGTACCGCTCACGATCCGGTCTTCTTCCGCAGCCGGCCGTGTGGTGGTGGTCAATTCGGTCGCCACCTGGCAGGCGTACAACCGGTGGGGTGGCGCCGACCTGTACAAGGGCACGACCGGCAAGAAGGGTTCGCGATCCCTCGCGGTGTCATTCGACCGTCCCTACTCGGGCGGTCATGGGGCCGGCCAGTACCTCGTCTACGAGGCGCCGTTGGTCGCGCTGGCCGAGCGGACAGGGCTTCCGCTGGCGTACGCCACGGGAGTGGACGTGGCCCGTGAGCCGCGGTTCCTGGGCGAGGCCGTGGCCATGCTCTCGCTCGGGCACGACGAGTACTGGAGTCCCGAGCAGCGGCGGCACGTGGCCTCGGCGCGCGACGGGGGTATGAACCTGGCCGTGCTCGGGGCCAACTGCTGCTACCGGCGTGTCCGCTTCGAGCCGTCCGCCGTGGGAGCGGACCGGATCGTGGTCTGCTACAAGGGCGACTACGCCAAGGACCCCGGGTTCCAGCGCGGGTGCCCTCCGACGAACGACTACCGGCGAATGCCCGCACCCGAGCCCGAGAGTTCCCTGCTCGGGGTCATCTACGACGGCTACCCGGTGGACGCGCCGTTCGTGGTGTCCCATCCGGATCACTGGCTGCTGGAGGGCACCGGGGTGCGGCTGGGCGACTCCTTCCCTCACCTGGTGGGCGTCGAGTACGACCGGGTGAACCCGGCTCATCCCACGCCTCGGCCGATCGAGATCCTGGCGCATTCGCCGGTGGTGTGCAAAGGACGCCCCTCGTACGCCGACATGGCCTACTGCTCCCTGCCCGGCGGGGCGGGCGTCTTCGCCACGGGCACGATGCGCTGGGTCGAGGCGCTGGAGGCGACCGGCCCGGGCGGGGGCAAGGCGAATCACGGACTGGACGAGCGGGCCGGGAACTTCACCCGTACCGTGACGGCCAACGTCCTGCGGGCGTTCGCGCAGGGGCCGGCGGGGGACGCGAGACCCGCGCATGACAATCTGGCCGATTCCTTCGCCCCTCACAACGCCCGTCACAGCAGGGCGAACTGA
- a CDS encoding type ISP restriction/modification enzyme: MPMLDELMPWGVPPLRLGRAWVMAPDAGSLKARWDALVRVEGVERDALFGCTRARTPRSAVAQLPGQTSGTGRFVREDGRCPAPVRVLHGAFDEQWLIPDHRLIDSARPELWRVADERQVFVVEQGWVADASGPAVVVSALLPDGRSPAGRPGRIRPLYRRPGGVEPNLAPGLLSALGSRYGREVETDDVVAWIVAAAETSAAGCVVPLPADPHVWVSGVELGRRMMEVQLRGARGGERPRLPGGRRPYVRAAVPARPDAIAYDAEEEVLSLGTGRISPVPAAAWDFEVGGVRVLELWFERRTAEAEPGTLEAIRPAVWPQEWTSELLELITVLALLGQLRLQKQELKGMESTELPGVLPPSDVTRRPASVLDHHEEGPEGQFALL; encoded by the coding sequence ATGCCGATGCTGGACGAGCTCATGCCATGGGGCGTCCCCCCATTGCGGCTGGGGCGGGCCTGGGTGATGGCCCCGGATGCGGGCTCTCTCAAGGCCCGGTGGGATGCTCTTGTGCGCGTTGAGGGCGTCGAGCGCGATGCCTTGTTCGGGTGCACTCGGGCCCGTACGCCGCGCAGTGCCGTTGCCCAGTTGCCCGGGCAGACCAGCGGGACGGGCAGGTTCGTCCGGGAGGACGGGCGGTGTCCCGCGCCGGTGCGGGTGCTGCACGGGGCCTTCGACGAGCAGTGGCTGATTCCCGACCACCGGCTCATCGACTCCGCCCGGCCCGAGTTGTGGCGGGTCGCCGATGAGCGGCAGGTGTTTGTCGTCGAGCAAGGGTGGGTGGCCGACGCGTCGGGGCCTGCCGTGGTCGTCTCCGCCCTGTTGCCGGACGGGCGCTCGCCCGCGGGAAGGCCCGGGCGGATTCGTCCGCTCTACCGGCGGCCCGGTGGCGTCGAGCCCAATCTCGCGCCCGGGCTGCTGTCCGCCCTGGGGAGCCGGTACGGACGCGAGGTCGAGACCGACGACGTCGTTGCCTGGATCGTCGCGGCCGCCGAGACGTCGGCAGCGGGATGCGTGGTGCCGCTGCCCGCCGACCCCCACGTGTGGGTGAGCGGTGTGGAGTTGGGGCGGCGGATGATGGAGGTCCAGCTGCGCGGGGCCCGGGGCGGCGAGCGGCCCCGGCTGCCGGGCGGTCGGCGGCCGTATGTGAGGGCCGCCGTGCCCGCCCGGCCCGACGCGATCGCGTACGACGCCGAGGAGGAGGTGCTCAGCCTCGGGACCGGCCGGATCTCACCCGTGCCCGCGGCCGCCTGGGACTTCGAGGTGGGTGGCGTACGCGTGCTGGAGCTCTGGTTCGAGCGCCGTACCGCCGAGGCCGAGCCCGGGACGCTGGAGGCGATCCGGCCCGCGGTGTGGCCGCAGGAGTGGACCTCCGAGCTGCTGGAACTGATCACCGTGCTGGCATTGCTGGGTCAACTCCGGCTCCAGAAGCAGGAGTTGAAGGGGATGGAGAGCACCGAGCTCCCTGGTGTTCTGCCGCCGAGCGACGTAACCCGGCGGCCCGCCTCCGTACTCGACCATCATGAGGAAGGGCCGGAGGGTCAGTTCGCCCTGCTGTGA
- a CDS encoding GntR family transcriptional regulator translates to MTAFAPDSLVLNRKLPLWYQVSQSLRASILGRAPEASLRLPTEEQLAAHYGVSVLTMRQALKELEEEGLISRHRRRGTFIEPGARRGAPRRLLGSIDAIVAQQSGERTTILGHGPETVRGDLAEYFPDVAEVVTYRRLRCDGDSGEPTNWAENAVHPDVAAGLDVADLERWPMTKVLRDSLGVRISRITDTVEARLADPPTAELLRVPLLSPILHYTGVTYDEGGRVVDVARIRYRGDRFSFSVTVDAE, encoded by the coding sequence GTGACCGCCTTTGCCCCCGACTCGCTGGTCCTGAACCGCAAACTGCCGCTGTGGTACCAGGTCTCGCAGTCCCTGCGCGCCTCCATACTGGGCCGAGCGCCCGAGGCGTCGCTGCGGCTGCCGACCGAGGAGCAGCTCGCCGCGCACTACGGCGTCAGCGTGCTGACCATGCGCCAGGCCCTCAAGGAGCTGGAGGAGGAGGGCCTGATCAGCAGGCACCGGCGGCGCGGCACCTTCATCGAGCCGGGGGCGCGGCGGGGCGCGCCGAGGCGGCTGCTGGGCTCGATCGACGCGATCGTGGCCCAGCAGTCGGGCGAGCGGACGACGATCCTGGGGCACGGGCCCGAGACGGTGCGGGGCGACCTCGCGGAGTACTTCCCCGACGTGGCCGAGGTCGTGACGTACCGGCGGCTGCGCTGCGACGGCGATAGCGGTGAGCCGACCAACTGGGCGGAGAACGCGGTGCACCCGGATGTGGCGGCGGGGCTGGACGTCGCGGATCTGGAGCGCTGGCCGATGACGAAGGTGCTGCGCGATTCGCTGGGGGTGCGGATCAGCAGAATCACGGACACGGTGGAGGCCCGGCTGGCGGACCCGCCGACGGCGGAGCTGCTGAGGGTGCCGTTGCTGAGCCCGATCCTGCATTACACGGGGGTGACGTACGACGAGGGCGGGCGGGTGGTGGATGTGGCACGGATTCGGTACAGGGGGGACCGGTTCTCGTTCTCGGTGACGGTCGACGCGGAGTGA
- the hmgA gene encoding homogentisate 1,2-dioxygenase, producing the protein MSGIEQARKTAEGLGYSPGFGNEHSSEAVPGALPHGRNSPQRAPLGLYAEQLSGSAFTEPRAHNRRSWLYRIRPSAAHPPFVRIGNGGVRSAPFAESVPDPNRLRWNPLPEPAPGTDWLAGLWTLGGNGDASQRTGMAVHLYHANASMTDRVFSDSDGELLIVPESGGLLLRTELGLLAARPGEVALIPRGVRFRVELLAAVPDGGQSPTARGYVCENYGQPFQLPDLGPIGANGLANARDFLAPEAAYEDVERPVEVVNKFCGNLWAATYDHSPLDVVAWHGNHVPYVYDLRRFNVIGTISYDHPDPSIFTVLTSPSDTPGLAGVDFVVFAPRWLVGEDTFRPPYFHRNVMSEYMGLIEGAYDAKAEGFVPGGGSLHNMMSAHGPDRETFDRASAAELKPQKIDDGLAFMFETRWPMTATAQAANADHLQKGYDDVWQGLERHFRS; encoded by the coding sequence ATGAGCGGCATCGAGCAGGCGCGCAAGACCGCCGAAGGCCTTGGGTACTCGCCCGGCTTCGGCAATGAGCACAGCTCGGAGGCCGTGCCGGGCGCACTTCCGCACGGGCGCAACTCACCGCAGCGGGCACCGCTCGGGCTGTACGCGGAACAGCTGAGCGGCAGCGCGTTCACCGAGCCGCGCGCCCACAACCGCCGCTCCTGGCTGTACCGGATCCGCCCGTCGGCCGCCCATCCGCCGTTCGTCCGCATCGGCAACGGCGGCGTACGCAGCGCGCCCTTCGCCGAGTCCGTCCCCGACCCCAACCGGCTCCGCTGGAACCCCCTGCCGGAGCCCGCGCCCGGCACAGACTGGCTGGCCGGTCTGTGGACGCTCGGAGGCAACGGCGACGCGAGCCAGCGCACCGGCATGGCCGTGCACCTCTACCACGCCAACGCCTCCATGACCGACCGGGTGTTCAGCGACTCGGACGGCGAGCTGCTGATCGTGCCCGAGAGCGGCGGCCTGCTGCTCCGCACGGAGCTGGGGCTGCTCGCCGCCCGGCCCGGCGAGGTGGCGCTGATCCCGCGCGGCGTCCGCTTCCGGGTCGAGCTGCTCGCCGCTGTGCCTGATGGCGGGCAGAGCCCGACCGCCCGCGGCTATGTCTGCGAGAACTACGGGCAGCCCTTCCAGCTCCCCGACCTCGGGCCGATCGGCGCGAACGGCCTCGCCAACGCCCGGGACTTCCTCGCGCCCGAGGCCGCGTACGAGGACGTGGAGCGTCCGGTCGAGGTCGTGAACAAGTTCTGCGGGAACCTCTGGGCCGCGACCTACGACCACTCGCCGCTCGATGTCGTCGCCTGGCACGGCAATCATGTTCCGTACGTCTACGACCTGCGCCGCTTCAATGTGATCGGGACGATCTCGTACGACCACCCGGACCCGTCGATCTTCACCGTGCTGACGTCGCCGAGCGACACCCCGGGCCTGGCCGGGGTCGACTTCGTGGTCTTCGCGCCGCGCTGGCTGGTCGGCGAGGACACCTTCCGGCCGCCGTACTTCCACCGCAATGTGATGAGCGAGTACATGGGCCTGATCGAGGGCGCGTACGACGCCAAGGCCGAAGGCTTCGTGCCGGGGGGCGGTTCGCTGCACAACATGATGTCCGCGCACGGCCCCGACCGGGAGACCTTCGACCGCGCCAGCGCCGCCGAGCTGAAGCCGCAGAAGATCGACGACGGGCTTGCGTTCATGTTCGAGACGCGCTGGCCGATGACGGCGACCGCGCAGGCGGCGAACGCCGACCATCTGCAGAAGGGGTACGACGACGTGTGGCAGGGTCTTGAGCGCCACTTCCGGTCGTAG
- a CDS encoding TetR/AcrR family transcriptional regulator has protein sequence MYRVSPAHLRRTPVQQRSAERLARILDACAELLDETGYEELSTRAVAARAGVPIGSVYRFFGNKRALADALAHRNLDSYAERISGRIASLGAGDWRGALDAVLDEYLAMKRTVPGFALIDFGYRIPMGAPAVGANHQVADRLAALLAGHLGRGVDEELRRAVLVSVEAADALLQLAFRVEPAGDEGIVAETRELLRAYLGRVLD, from the coding sequence ATGTACCGCGTGTCTCCAGCCCATCTCCGCCGTACGCCCGTGCAGCAGCGCAGCGCCGAGCGGCTCGCCCGGATCCTGGACGCCTGTGCCGAACTCCTCGACGAGACCGGTTACGAGGAGCTGTCCACCCGCGCGGTGGCTGCCAGGGCCGGCGTCCCCATCGGTTCCGTCTACCGCTTCTTCGGCAATAAGCGTGCCCTCGCCGACGCTCTCGCCCACCGCAATCTGGACAGTTACGCCGAGCGGATCAGCGGCCGTATCGCCTCGCTCGGCGCGGGCGACTGGCGCGGCGCCCTCGATGCCGTACTGGACGAGTACCTGGCGATGAAGCGCACCGTCCCCGGCTTCGCGCTGATCGACTTCGGCTACCGGATCCCGATGGGCGCGCCTGCGGTCGGAGCGAACCATCAGGTGGCCGACCGCCTCGCCGCGCTGCTCGCGGGCCATCTGGGCCGCGGCGTCGACGAGGAACTGCGCCGGGCGGTGCTGGTCTCGGTCGAGGCGGCGGACGCGCTGCTGCAACTCGCCTTTCGGGTGGAGCCGGCGGGGGACGAGGGGATCGTCGCGGAGACGCGGGAGCTGTTGCGGGCGTATCTCGGACGGGTCCTCGATTAG
- a CDS encoding molybdopterin oxidoreductase family protein — protein MSHTAATRTALRICPLCEATCGLTLTIEGTRVTRARGDRDDIFSKGFICPKGASFGELDADPDRLRAPLVRKNGELQETSWEEAFDVVAARIRPLIEEHGPNAVGVLLGNPNVHTMAGALYPPVLLSLLRTRNLFTASTLDQMPKHVSSGLLFGDPVAIPVPDLDRTDHLLLLGANPFDSNGSLCTAADFPGKLKALRRRGGTLTVVDPRRTRTAQLADRHIAIRPGADALLLAAIAQTLFEEKLADLGTLEAHVEGVAEVAEAVREFTPEAVAAACDMGAEEIRTIARELAAAPTAAVYGRVGSSTVEYGTLTNWLVDVLNVLTGNLDRPGGALFPLSATDRAPRPAAPGKGFALGRWTSRVSGHPEAKSELPMAALAEEIDTPGDGRIRAVISLAANPVLSAPDGDRLDHALAGLDFMVSVDPYLNETSRHADVLLPPPPPSQSAHFDFAFNAFAVHNQARYSPAVVPLEEGRLGECEIQARLVLAVGGMHGADPGAVDDMVIERTLTKAVADPHSPVHGHDVKELTAQLTGHSGPERRLDMMLRLGPYDLTLDKLLEHPHGIDLGPLQPRIPQVLKTRSGRVELLPEPIAADLPRLRRALEERPAALVLVGRRHLRSNNSWMHNVATLNGGSNRCTLQVHPADAARLGLEDGAQVRITADGGELEAPVEITDAVRTGVVSLPHGWGHSRPGTRMSVAAARPGVNVNQLLDGSRLDPLSGTAVLNGFPVELSPTR, from the coding sequence ATGTCCCACACAGCTGCCACCCGTACCGCATTGCGCATCTGTCCCCTTTGTGAGGCCACCTGCGGACTGACCCTCACCATCGAGGGCACCCGCGTCACCCGCGCCCGCGGTGACCGCGACGACATATTCAGCAAGGGCTTCATCTGCCCCAAGGGTGCGTCCTTCGGGGAGCTCGACGCCGACCCCGACCGGCTGCGCGCCCCCCTCGTACGCAAGAACGGCGAGCTCCAGGAGACCAGTTGGGAGGAGGCCTTCGACGTGGTCGCGGCCCGGATCAGGCCGCTGATCGAGGAGCACGGACCGAATGCCGTGGGCGTCCTCCTCGGCAATCCCAATGTCCACACCATGGCCGGCGCGCTCTATCCGCCCGTACTGCTCTCGCTGCTGCGTACCCGCAATCTCTTCACCGCCAGCACCCTGGACCAGATGCCGAAGCATGTCTCCAGCGGGCTGCTCTTCGGTGACCCCGTCGCCATCCCCGTCCCTGACCTGGACCGCACCGACCATCTGCTGCTCCTCGGCGCCAACCCCTTCGACTCCAACGGCAGCCTGTGCACCGCGGCCGACTTCCCGGGCAAGCTCAAGGCGCTGCGCCGGCGCGGCGGCACGCTGACCGTCGTCGACCCGCGACGCACCCGCACCGCGCAGCTCGCCGACCGGCACATCGCCATCCGGCCCGGCGCCGACGCCCTGCTGCTCGCCGCCATCGCCCAGACCCTCTTTGAGGAGAAGCTCGCCGACCTCGGAACGCTCGAAGCGCATGTCGAGGGAGTGGCTGAAGTCGCCGAAGCGGTAAGGGAGTTCACGCCCGAAGCGGTCGCTGCCGCCTGCGACATGGGCGCCGAGGAGATCCGTACGATCGCCCGCGAGCTCGCCGCCGCGCCCACCGCCGCCGTGTACGGACGCGTCGGCAGCAGCACCGTGGAGTACGGCACCCTCACCAATTGGCTGGTTGACGTCCTCAATGTGCTCACCGGCAACCTCGACCGCCCCGGCGGCGCGCTCTTCCCGCTCTCCGCCACCGACCGCGCACCCCGCCCCGCCGCCCCCGGCAAGGGCTTCGCCCTCGGCCGCTGGACGAGCAGGGTCAGCGGCCACCCCGAGGCCAAGAGTGAACTGCCCATGGCCGCGCTCGCCGAGGAGATCGACACCCCCGGGGACGGGCGGATCCGCGCGGTGATCTCGCTCGCCGCCAACCCGGTGCTCTCCGCGCCCGACGGTGACCGGCTCGACCACGCGCTGGCCGGACTCGACTTCATGGTCAGCGTCGACCCGTACCTCAACGAGACCTCGCGCCACGCGGACGTGCTGCTGCCCCCGCCGCCGCCCTCCCAGAGCGCGCACTTCGACTTCGCCTTCAACGCCTTCGCCGTACACAACCAGGCCCGCTACAGCCCGGCGGTCGTCCCCCTGGAGGAGGGCCGCCTCGGCGAGTGCGAGATCCAGGCCCGTCTGGTGCTCGCCGTCGGCGGCATGCATGGCGCGGACCCGGGCGCCGTCGACGACATGGTCATCGAGCGCACCCTCACCAAGGCCGTCGCCGATCCGCACTCCCCGGTCCACGGCCATGACGTGAAGGAGCTGACCGCGCAGCTCACCGGCCACAGCGGGCCGGAGCGGCGACTGGACATGATGCTGCGCCTCGGCCCGTACGACCTCACCCTCGACAAGCTCCTGGAGCACCCGCACGGCATCGACCTCGGCCCGCTTCAGCCCCGGATCCCGCAGGTCCTCAAGACCCGCAGCGGACGCGTCGAGCTGCTGCCGGAGCCCATCGCCGCCGATCTGCCGAGGCTGCGGCGCGCCCTGGAAGAGCGGCCCGCCGCCCTCGTCCTCGTCGGCCGCCGCCATCTGCGCTCCAACAACAGCTGGATGCACAACGTCGCCACGCTCAACGGCGGCTCCAACCGCTGCACTCTTCAGGTCCACCCGGCCGATGCGGCCCGGCTCGGTCTTGAGGACGGCGCCCAGGTCCGTATCACGGCGGACGGAGGGGAGCTCGAAGCGCCGGTGGAGATCACCGACGCCGTACGGACCGGAGTGGTGAGCCTGCCGCACGGCTGGGGACACAGCCGGCCGGGCACCCGGATGTCGGTGGCCGCCGCGCGCCCCGGAGTCAATGTCAATCAGCTGCTCGACGGCTCTCGGCTCGACCCGCTGTCCGGCACCGCCGTGCTCAACGGCTTCCCCGTCGAACTATCACCTACGCGATGA
- a CDS encoding CitMHS family transporter, giving the protein MLTILGFVMIATFLVLIMMKKMSPIAALVLIPALFCVFVGKGANLGDYVIEGVGTLAPTAAMLMFAIVYFGVMIDVGLFDPIVRGILRFCKADPLRVVVGTAVLAAIVSLDGDGSTTFMITVSAMYPLYKRLKMSLVVMTGVAAMANGVMNTLPWGGPTARAATALKVDAGDVFVPMIPALGVGLLFVFVLSYVLGRRERKRLGVLTLDEVLEPETETVLVKAGGGDSEGRAASGTAGSGADVPQQDEDDEGFQGLDPNRATLRPKLYWFNAALTVTLLTAMIMEWLPIPVLFLLGAALALTVNYPKMTDQRARIAAHAENVLNVAGMVFAAAVFTGVLTGTGMVKHMADWLVGAIPEGMGPHMALVTGVLSIPLTYFMSNDGFYFGVLPVLAEAGAAHGVSSLEIARASLTGQVLHMSSPLVPAVYVLVGMAKVEFGDHTRFVVKWAALTSLIVLGSGILFGII; this is encoded by the coding sequence ATGCTGACAATCCTCGGCTTCGTCATGATTGCGACCTTCCTGGTCCTGATCATGATGAAGAAGATGTCGCCGATCGCGGCGCTGGTCCTCATCCCAGCCCTCTTCTGCGTATTCGTGGGAAAGGGCGCGAACCTCGGCGACTACGTCATCGAAGGGGTCGGCACGCTCGCCCCCACCGCGGCGATGCTGATGTTCGCGATCGTCTACTTCGGCGTGATGATCGACGTGGGGCTGTTCGACCCGATCGTCCGCGGAATTCTGCGCTTCTGTAAGGCGGATCCGCTGCGCGTCGTGGTCGGTACGGCGGTGCTGGCCGCGATCGTCTCTCTCGACGGCGACGGCTCCACCACCTTCATGATCACCGTCTCGGCGATGTATCCGCTCTACAAGCGCCTCAAGATGAGCCTGGTCGTGATGACCGGCGTCGCCGCCATGGCCAACGGCGTGATGAACACCCTCCCCTGGGGCGGCCCCACCGCCCGTGCGGCGACCGCGCTGAAGGTGGATGCGGGCGACGTCTTCGTCCCGATGATCCCGGCGCTCGGCGTCGGACTGCTCTTCGTCTTCGTCCTCTCCTACGTGCTGGGCCGGCGCGAGCGCAAGCGCCTGGGCGTCCTCACGCTCGACGAGGTGCTGGAGCCGGAGACCGAGACGGTGCTGGTCAAGGCGGGTGGCGGCGACAGTGAGGGGCGAGCCGCCTCCGGAACTGCCGGTTCTGGTGCGGACGTTCCCCAGCAGGATGAAGACGACGAGGGCTTCCAGGGCCTTGACCCGAACCGCGCGACCCTGCGCCCCAAGCTGTACTGGTTCAACGCGGCACTCACCGTCACTCTCCTCACCGCAATGATCATGGAATGGCTGCCGATCCCGGTGCTGTTCCTGCTCGGCGCCGCGCTCGCCCTGACGGTCAACTATCCGAAGATGACCGACCAAAGGGCGAGGATCGCCGCCCATGCCGAGAACGTCTTGAATGTCGCCGGCATGGTCTTCGCCGCCGCCGTCTTCACCGGAGTCCTCACCGGCACCGGCATGGTCAAGCACATGGCTGACTGGCTCGTCGGCGCCATCCCCGAGGGGATGGGCCCGCACATGGCGCTCGTCACCGGCGTCCTGAGCATCCCGCTCACCTACTTCATGTCGAACGACGGTTTCTACTTCGGTGTCCTGCCGGTCCTTGCCGAGGCGGGCGCCGCACACGGCGTCTCCTCGCTGGAGATCGCCCGCGCCTCGCTCACCGGCCAGGTCCTGCACATGTCGAGTCCGCTCGTTCCCGCGGTGTACGTCCTGGTCGGCATGGCCAAGGTCGAATTCGGCGACCACACAAGGTTTGTCGTCAAGTGGGCCGCACTGACCTCGCTCATCGTGCTCGGTTCCGGAATCCTCTTCGGCATCATCTGA
- a CDS encoding ABC transporter ATP-binding protein translates to MSRAISLRSVSKRYERTARAVDRFTLDIEPGEFVVLLGPSGCGKSTVLRMIAGLEDITEGELLLDGEYANHVPPRDRGMAMVFQNFALYPSMTNRQNIGFPLRLENPRLDCDPQVEATARMLGIEDVLDRYPNQLSGGERQRVAMGRAITRRPSVFLMDEPLSNLDAKLRNHLRAEISQLTAELGVTTVYVTHDQAEAMSLGDRVAVMRGGVLQQVSTPRDTYALPENVFVAAFIGTPRINLLQAVVYAPLDGRMSIDLGKQRLPLPEPLSTDHQLLRIQQGRQIIVGLRSEATRIAPPSQARPGEVALTGIVEHMEYQGHEALVHFNTGSQPAVVADLESPRPQAPARRRRSRSGGPSVLTRMKERAFAHVSGPVVALDDPEPGPRPVAAERPAVASSDLVVRTGPDVRLRTGAQVPLLVDLAHLYVFDHHGRRICPAPTDLPGLDA, encoded by the coding sequence ATGAGTCGCGCCATCTCGCTTCGCAGTGTCAGCAAGAGGTACGAACGCACCGCTCGAGCCGTCGACCGTTTCACCCTCGACATCGAGCCGGGGGAGTTCGTGGTGCTGCTCGGCCCTTCGGGCTGCGGCAAGTCGACCGTGCTGCGCATGATCGCCGGTCTCGAGGACATCACCGAGGGGGAGTTGCTGCTCGACGGCGAGTACGCCAACCACGTCCCGCCCCGTGACCGCGGCATGGCCATGGTGTTCCAGAACTTCGCGCTCTACCCGAGCATGACCAACCGCCAGAACATCGGCTTCCCGCTGCGGCTGGAGAACCCCCGGCTGGACTGCGACCCGCAGGTCGAGGCCACCGCCCGGATGCTCGGCATCGAGGACGTCCTGGACCGATACCCCAACCAGCTCTCCGGCGGCGAACGCCAGCGGGTCGCGATGGGCCGGGCCATCACCCGGCGGCCCTCCGTCTTCCTGATGGACGAGCCGCTGTCCAACCTCGACGCGAAGCTGCGCAACCATCTGCGGGCCGAAATCTCCCAGCTCACCGCCGAGTTGGGGGTGACCACCGTCTACGTCACGCACGATCAGGCCGAGGCCATGTCGCTCGGCGACCGGGTCGCCGTGATGCGCGGCGGGGTGCTCCAGCAGGTGAGCACCCCACGCGATACGTACGCCCTGCCCGAGAACGTCTTCGTCGCCGCGTTCATCGGCACGCCGCGCATCAATCTGCTGCAGGCCGTCGTCTACGCGCCGCTGGACGGCCGCATGTCGATCGACCTCGGCAAACAGCGGCTGCCGCTGCCCGAACCCCTCAGTACCGACCACCAGTTGCTCCGCATCCAGCAGGGCCGGCAGATAATCGTCGGCCTGCGCTCCGAAGCCACCCGGATCGCCCCGCCGAGCCAGGCCCGCCCCGGCGAGGTCGCCCTTACCGGGATCGTCGAGCACATGGAGTACCAGGGGCATGAAGCGCTGGTGCACTTCAACACCGGCTCGCAGCCCGCCGTGGTCGCCGACCTTGAGTCGCCCAGGCCGCAGGCCCCCGCGCGAAGGCGCAGAAGTAGAAGCGGCGGCCCGAGCGTCCTGACCCGGATGAAGGAGCGCGCGTTCGCCCATGTCTCGGGGCCCGTGGTGGCGCTCGACGACCCGGAGCCGGGGCCTCGTCCCGTCGCCGCCGAGCGCCCGGCCGTCGCCTCGAGCGATCTGGTCGTGCGGACCGGACCCGATGTGCGGCTGCGCACCGGCGCTCAGGTGCCGCTCCTCGTCGACCTCGCGCATCTGTACGTCTTCGACCACCACGGCCGCAGGATCTGCCCTGCTCCGACGGACCTCCCGGGCCTGGACGCCTGA